ATCACGCCCGAGATGATCCGCGCCTGGGACGCCATGATCGACGAAGCCGGCGACACCCGCTTCCTGATGGCCACCGAGGACACCCGCAGCGGCCAGCTCGACGGGTACAGCGAGGTCTTCTGGCACCCGGACCGCGCCGCACTGGTCTACCAGGGCGCCACCGCCGTGCGCCCCGAAGCACGCGGCCGGGGCCTGGGCAAGTGGCTGAAGGCCGCCATGCTGCGGCACGTGCAGGCGCACTGCCCCGGCGCGCGCGCCGTGCAGACCCACAACGCCAACGAAAACGCCCCCATGCTGGGCATCAACGTGGCACTGGGCTTCGCGCCGTACAGCACCTTCACCGAGTGGCAACTGAAACTCGGGTAACGCGGATTGCAGATTGAGTTTGATGTCGTCTGGTTGCGCCTGGCGGCAGGCCTCCCGTGTGCTTCCCCACCCCCAGCCCCCTACCCCAGGGGGGCAGGGGGAGCCAGCGTTGGCACTGGGCAGGTATTTCGCCGAGGTGGTCGGCGGGCATGGTGCGGGGACGGCCACGTATGGGGCTGCACGCCTCCGGCTTCGCGGCGTTCGCCCCGCGCGCTGCGCGCACGACGGGCCGCGTTGCCACGACGCCTGTGTGGCCACAATTCTTGGTGCGTGCTGGAAGGTTCTACTTTTTCCAGCTACTGCAACAGCTCTCTTTTCAAAGTCGATCAGCGGCGTTTATCCGGTTGCCCTGCCCCTGACAGCAGACCACCACCGGCCGTCGTGCGCGCAGCGCGCGGGCCTGCGAGGGGGGCGGCAGGATGGCGTCGAAGCCGGACCCGTCACCGCCCACCACACCTCCGCCGCAGGAGTAAAAACTCTTGCCCAGTGCAACGACTGCTCCCCCGTCCCCCCTGGGGATGGGGGCTGGGGGGTGGGGCAGCACCCGGAAAGCCTGCCACAGGCGCCCCCCTTCCCCCCTCAACCGAACCAGTTCAGGCGCGGGCCAGCTCCGCCCCAGCCGTCCGACGGAGTGCCAGCGCAGTCAGCAGGCTGCCCAGGGCCCCCAGCGCGAGTAGCGCCACCCCCATGCCCGCCCCGCCGCCCGGTCGGCCGCGCTGCGCGAGGCGGTGATCGAGTTGCACGACATCCGCGCGTTCTGGCAGGAAACGGGCCGTCCCGAGCGGTTGCTGCCCGCCACGTCGTTCCTGCCCCGGCGCAGTCTGGGCCGCCCGCCCCGCGGGCACTCGCTGGCGCGGGCGCAGGCGCTACTGGCTCAGGCCGCGTACGCCGGGCCGCCGCTGCGCCTCTGGGTGCTGGACCTGCCCGGCGCGCGGCAGGAGGCCGACTGGCTGGCCGCGCGCGCCGCCCGTCTCGGCCTGCCCATGCAGGTCGTTCCCGCGCCGCTGGACGCCCTGCCGGACGCCGGGGACGATGTGGACCTCGCCTTTCTGGGCGAGATCGCCGGGTCGGACGAGCACCTCTCGTTCTGGTCGGCGCTGAAGCAGCCGGAACTGCTGTTCCGCCGCCTGCTGCCCCCCGCCACGCTGCGCAGCGTGGACGCCCTGCTGGACGGCTACCGCAGCGCGCCGGACCACGCGGCGCTGGAGGCCATCCTGGACCGCGCCGAGGCGCTGCTGCTGGGCGGGCACCACCTGCACCTGACGCACCACCGCGTGAAACGCCGCTCCCTGCACCCCCTGATCCGCGACGTGCACCCGGACGCGTACGGCCGCATCGACTTCAAACGCCTGTGGTTACCCCCGGCGGAAGGCTGAAGGGAGCGTGATCCGTTCCCTCCGGCAAAAGCCGTTAGGCTGCCTGTCATGAGAGTCGCCGTTGCGGATGTGGGCACGAATTCCAGTCACCTGTTGATTGCCGAGGCGGCGCAGGGGGACGCGGGGGGCTTCCGGGTGCTGGACGCCCTGAAGGACCGCACGCGGCTGGGCGAGTGCCTGGACGGGGCGGGGAACCTGTCGCCGGAGGGTGAGGACCGGCTGGCGTCGGCCCTGACGCGGTTCCGGGAGCTGGCGTCGGCGGCGGGCGTGGCCGAGGTGCACGTGTACGCCACGAGTGCGCTGCGTGAGGCGCCGAACGGGGCGGAGGTGGCGGGGCGGATGCTGGCCCGGACGGGGGTGTACCCGGCGATCATCTCGGGGGAGCGTGAGGGGGAACTGACGTACCTGGGCGCGGCGCACGCGGTGGAGCTGGGTGAGGACAACGTGCTGCTGGACCTGGGGGGCGGCAGCCTGGAGTTCGTGCGCGGGGACGGGCAGGGGCCGCGTGACGTGCTGAGCCTGCCGCTGGGCGGGATCCGCATGACGGGGGCGTTCATCCGGTCCGAACCGGCGGCGCGGCGGGAGGTGCAGGCGCTGGCCGACGCGGTGCGCGCGGCGCTCTCGCCGTACGCGGAGCGGTTCCGGGTGCGGCCCGGCACGCGGGTGGTGCTGTCGAGCGGTACGGCCGAGGGGGCGGCGGCCGCCATCGTGGCGCGGCGCGGCGCGGGGGGCGGTGCGGGCAGCGGCGGGGACGGGCCGGAGGGCGTGAACGGCGTGAGTTTCACGGTGGCCGAGCTGGGCGCGCTGCTGGAGCACGTGCGGGGCCTGAAGGTGGCGGCACGGGCGCGCATACCGGGCCTGGAGCGGCGCGCGGAGACGGTCGTGGCGGGTCTGGCGACGCTGCACGCGGCGCTGACGGTGCTGGGGGCGTCCGAGGTGACGGTCAGCGAGGGGGCGCTGCGCGAGGGGATGCTGATCGAGGAACTGTCGCGGTTCCAGGCGTACCGGTCGGCGCTGAGTGCGCGGCAGCGGAGCGTGCTGGGCACCGCCGAGCGTTTCGGCGCGAACCTGTCTCATTCGCGGCAGGTGGCGGCGCTGTCGCGGGCGCTGCTGGACGCGCTGCACGCGGCGGGCGAGCCGGTCGATCACGAGGACCGCAGCCTGCTGACGGCGGCGGGCGCGCTGCACGAGGTGGGGCAGATCGTGGCGCAGAGTGCGCACCACAAGCACTCGGCGTACCTGATCCGGCACGCGGAACTACGCGGCTTCAGTCCGCGTGAGATCGAGCTGATCGCGCAACTGGCCCGCTACCACCGCAAGAGTCCGCCGAAGCCGTCGCACGCGGAGTTCATGGCGCTCGGTTCGGAGGACCGGGCGCGGGTGACGCGGCTGGCGGCGGTGCTGCGCGTCGCGGACGGCCTGGACCGCTCGCACGCGGGCGGATCGCGACTGGAGGGACTGCGCCGCGCGGCGGACGGCAGCTGGGAACTGAGGGTGTCGGGGGCCACGCCGCTGGACCTGGCGGGCGCGCGGGACAAGGCGGACCTGTGGGCGCGGGTATTCGGGCCGCTCACGCTGCGCGCTCCCTGACGGGGCGGCCGGCGCGCGGGCGGGTATCCTGCGGGCATGACGGGCACGCCGCAGAACATCCTGAGCATTCAGTCGTGGGTCAGTTTCGGGCACGTGGGGAACGCGGCCGCCGTGTTTCCCCTGCAACGCCTGGGCTTCGAGGTCTGGGCGATTCACACGGTGCAGTTCAGTAATCACACCGGGTACGGCGCGTGGACGGGCGCGGTCTTCCCGCCCGAGGCGGTCGCGGACCTGATCGACGGCATCGAGGCGCGCGGGGTGCTGCCGGAGTGCGGCGCGGTCCTGAGCGGCTACATGGGCAGCGAGGGGACGGTCGCGGCAGTCGTGGACGCCGTGCGGCGCGTGCGCACTGCGAACCCGGAGGCGCTGTACGCCTGCGATCCCGTGATGGGCGACGTGGGGCGCGGGGTGTTCGTGCGGCCGGAACTGCCAGACCTGATCGCGGCGCAGGCCATTCCGGAGGCGGACATCGTGACGCCCAACCAGTTCGAGCTGGAACTCCTGACCGGCGTGACGGTGGACACGCTGGAGCACGCGCTGGACGCGGCGCGCGCGCTGCGGGAGCGGATGCGGGCGGGTGGGCCGCGCGTGGTGCTGCTGACCAGTCTGGTCCGCAGCGGGGCGCCCGAGAACAGCATCGAGACGCTGGCCGTCACGGACGACGGGGCATGGCTGTGCCGCACGCCGCTGCTGCCGCTGGACCCGCCCCGCAACGGCACCGGGGACGCCATCGCCGCGCTGTTCCTGGGGCATTACCTGAAGTCCGGTCAGGCCGCGCAGGCGCTGAGTCTGTCCATGAGCGCCCTGTTCGGCCTGCTGAGCCGCACGCACGCCGCCGGCACCCGCGAGATTCAGCTGGTGGCCGCGCAGGACGAGTTCGTGAAGCCCGCGCGGCTGTTCGAGGCCCAGCAGGTCGGATAGCCCGTTCGGGGCCGGTCAGATGAGGCGCGTCTCAGGGTCCCGTCAGGGTCCGGCCAAGTCCGCTTGTACGCCCTCTCACGGTCGGGCCGCTGAGCCGGGAAAGACTGTGGGCATGAAACACATCATCTTCCCGACCGCCGCCGCCGCCGACGCCTTCACCGCTGACCTGCAGGCGCAGGGAGTGATCGCCCCCACCATGGGCCGCGCGACCGTCACCCGCCGCGGTGACATGACCGCCCCCGCCACCACGGACACCGTCGTCACCGATGGCGGCGGCACCGCCGAGGACGCCGGGGCCGGCGCCGTGAAGGGCACCGGGGTCGGCGCGGCCGTGGGCGCTGTCGCCGGGATCATCGCGACCGGCGCGACCGTCGCGACCGGCGGTCTGGCCCTCCCGGTCATCCTGGGCATGGCGGCGCTGGGTTCCGGGGTGGGCGCGGCGGTCGGCGCGACCGGCGGCGCGATGGGCGTCGATGAGACGGGCGACTACTATGACGCCGACGCCGACTACTACGACCGCCTGAACACCACCCACACCAACGGTGGGCGCACGGTCGCCGTGGATGACAGCGTGCCGGCCGACGTGGTCGAGGCCGCCGCCATCCGTCACGGCGGCGAGTACGTGAGCGGCGGGCAGCTCAGCCGCCGCACGATGTAAGCACCTCTGAACTGAACCCCAGGTGAGAAGGGACCCCAGAGCGATCCGGGGTCCCTTCTCCTGCTGTCTGTTCTGACGGCGCCGGGCGACCGTGGATCAGTCGGCTTCGGGCGGGTGGGGCAGGGCGACCTTGCGGAACCAGAAGTTCCCCAGGGTGCGGATCACGTCCTCGAATTCCAGCAGGCTGACGGGTTTGGGAATGTAGGCGTTGGCGTGCAGGTTGTAGCTGCGCCAGATGTCGCTCTCGGCGCGGCTGGTGGTCAGGACGATCACGGGGATGCTGCGCAGACTGGCGTCCTCTTTCAGGATGTCCAGCAGTTCCAGGCCGGTCATGCGGGGCATGTTCAGGTCCATCAGGATCACGTCCGGGCGCGGGGCCTGGGGGTGCGGGCCGGCGCGGCGCAGGAAGTTCAGGGCGTCCAGGCCGTCGCGGGCGTGGTGCAGGCGGTGTGGGAACTGGGCGTCCTCGAAGGCTTCCCGCGTGAGCATCACGTCGGCCGGGTTGTCCTCGACAAGCAGAATTTCGACGGGTTCGGTCATGCGTGCTTCTCCTGGGGCGGGGTGGGTTCTGGCAGGTCCGGGGTGGTCACGACAGGCAGCGCGAGGTGGAAGGTGCTGCCCTGGCCGGGTTCGCTGTCCAGCCACAGTTGC
The DNA window shown above is from Deinococcus sp. LM3 and carries:
- the pdxY gene encoding pyridoxal kinase PdxY, whose product is MTGTPQNILSIQSWVSFGHVGNAAAVFPLQRLGFEVWAIHTVQFSNHTGYGAWTGAVFPPEAVADLIDGIEARGVLPECGAVLSGYMGSEGTVAAVVDAVRRVRTANPEALYACDPVMGDVGRGVFVRPELPDLIAAQAIPEADIVTPNQFELELLTGVTVDTLEHALDAARALRERMRAGGPRVVLLTSLVRSGAPENSIETLAVTDDGAWLCRTPLLPLDPPRNGTGDAIAALFLGHYLKSGQAAQALSLSMSALFGLLSRTHAAGTREIQLVAAQDEFVKPARLFEAQQVG
- a CDS encoding response regulator is translated as MTEPVEILLVEDNPADVMLTREAFEDAQFPHRLHHARDGLDALNFLRRAGPHPQAPRPDVILMDLNMPRMTGLELLDILKEDASLRSIPVIVLTTSRAESDIWRSYNLHANAYIPKPVSLLEFEDVIRTLGNFWFRKVALPHPPEAD
- a CDS encoding Ppx/GppA phosphatase family protein yields the protein MRVAVADVGTNSSHLLIAEAAQGDAGGFRVLDALKDRTRLGECLDGAGNLSPEGEDRLASALTRFRELASAAGVAEVHVYATSALREAPNGAEVAGRMLARTGVYPAIISGEREGELTYLGAAHAVELGEDNVLLDLGGGSLEFVRGDGQGPRDVLSLPLGGIRMTGAFIRSEPAARREVQALADAVRAALSPYAERFRVRPGTRVVLSSGTAEGAAAAIVARRGAGGGAGSGGDGPEGVNGVSFTVAELGALLEHVRGLKVAARARIPGLERRAETVVAGLATLHAALTVLGASEVTVSEGALREGMLIEELSRFQAYRSALSARQRSVLGTAERFGANLSHSRQVAALSRALLDALHAAGEPVDHEDRSLLTAAGALHEVGQIVAQSAHHKHSAYLIRHAELRGFSPREIELIAQLARYHRKSPPKPSHAEFMALGSEDRARVTRLAAVLRVADGLDRSHAGGSRLEGLRRAADGSWELRVSGATPLDLAGARDKADLWARVFGPLTLRAP